One Saccharomyces kudriavzevii IFO 1802 strain IFO1802 genome assembly, chromosome: 7 DNA segment encodes these proteins:
- the GCN1 gene encoding Gcn1p (similar to Saccharomyces cerevisiae GCN1 (YGL195W); ancestral locus Anc_8.155) produces MTAILNWEEISPVLEKGARESLVSKRVPFLQSISELVRQETLEKPQLSEIASCLLNTFVLYEDNSSKSLVTSILLDILNLEPCLLESFVQFISDVVISNPATKAVADYLNLLDWINSFLVFVSRNSMLFEEYLPKLLVAHSYATFGVETILDNQEDSKKPKDKQNQHRKRIRQCIFQSTVKTMLKCLKDNDDGMFCMQTVTKSVLEDHSKLKMTSVGVVLIMGALTQTAIQLLSRQPALQSALKESSVEKYCEYLGKEVLLGKNSPSPFCLEVSLKPFLKEFVSQSLFTKFFVPNIEKAILRSPEVGFSILSELYTGVSPGKINLLNVFTSSKLLNQSFSALKSSKDVVRAISLHSVKILFRKISKSDTNSEDLMKVVDEIFRNIKSNLNADYKSMISKILIEIPLTHREVSEKICKNLCPYIGKEGNEVALTSMLNAFFIHYFSLEGPVEDLNKIISAGFTDKKPPLKKCWFATFLNNSDSASEEVFLNFLDGCFEFAKDSIMHYQTHGHTCILASIQFINKILTLNNTQLNGRAIQLIDALPENTTIGDAILTSTLSTELSIENRIHAVVLLQELFHKKPEIIGFSVIDAIERRMRAQELIPQQNTSFKYITTVLLTITSELPDKEALINVLIDVLVIAQWDIFNVKNGWAGLVLRAKLDPAEVVKKHADAIMDKILEITNNNEWIDTIYGSCGLQAAAYAAFIQPSEFTPILCKTIEADLSTNDLSQLSEEDFNIFAGEEGILVVDVLEESMNKKLSNKNSKEYETLIWEQKIRKEQAKKSVKRLSKEEQELVDRQLAKESKIRLHVSEIFTRLKRGIKLIFELSKAACLVQNGITIWFPLAVTKFLHLCSEDNILKLTEDVNKVFLQLSKNVSERLGNIRLFLGLATLRVHNAKNISENYLQEPLVELLTRVLFRIKFVSDQAELDPISLTYILPLLINVLEKGKAAALKNADKPVVKAEFVEEDEEEEHLLLAMEIISVHASAFEDPSIPRISIIEVLLSLLSLPSKAKIAKECFNALCQSISVAPNQEDLDIILSNLLSPNQFVRSTILEILDNEFELEPFMKFSPEIFICRFDSDPSNRDVADFIWEFNKFEINDELLKSLFSLFNQDDSGLRLFAANAYAFGAVSLFTSEGSSSNTYLDALMSFYKQKAKPLEAILDQFGLVLVSASEQKDPWQGRSTVAITLKIMAKALSAEENTVVSVIKFLVDDGGLVDREPIVRQEMKEAGVELITLHGSQNSEELIPIFEEALSSSRDSALKENVIILYGTLARHLQESDPRIHTIIERLLSTLDTPSADIQQAVSACIAPLVFQFKPKVGEYLNLLMEKLLNPTVAVSMRKGAAWGIAGLVKGYGISALSEFDIIRNLIEAAEDKKEPKRRESVGFSFQYLSQSLEKFFEPYVIEILPNILKNLGDAVPEVREATAHATKAIMAHTTGYGVKKLIPVAVSNLDEIAWRTKRGSVQLLGNMAYLDPTQLSASLSTIVPEIVGVLNDSHKEVRKAADESLKRFGEVIRNPEIQKLVPILLQAIGDPTRYTEEALDSLIQTQFVHYIDGPSLALIIHIIHRGMHDRSANVKRKACKIVGNMAILVDTKDLVPYLQQLIDEVEIAMVDPVPNTRATAARALGALVERLGEEQFPDLIPRLLDTLSDESKSGDRLGSAQALAEVISGLGLTKLDEMLPTILAGVTNFRAYIREGFMPLLLFLPVCFGSQFASYINQIIQPILSGLADNDENIRDTALKAGKLIVKNYATKAVDLLLPELERGMFDENERIRLSSVQLTGELLFQVTGISSKNEFSEEDGDHNGEFSGKLVDVLGQDRRDRILAALFVCRNDISGIVRATTVDIWKALVPNTPRAVKEILPTLTGMIVTYLASSSSVLRNIAAQTLGDLVRRVGGNALSQLLPSLEESLIETSNPDSRQGVCIALYELIESASAETISQFQSIIVNIIRTALIDESATVRQAAALSFDVFQDVVGKTAVDEVLPYLLHMLESSDNSGFALLGLQEIMSKKSDVIFPILIPTLLAPPIDAFRASALGSLAEVAGSALYRRLSIIINTLVDAITTASNDESTKTALEVALNRIFLSVADDEGLHPLLQQIMSLLKNDNVEKRIAVLERLPNFFDKTTLDFDVYINDFVSHAILSLDDEDSRVVNGNFNALSTLLKKVDKPTLEKLVKPAKQSLALTGKQGEDLAAFRLPKGPNCVLPIFLHGLMYGSNDEREESALAIADVVSKTPAANLKPFVSVITGPLIRVIGERFSSDIKAAILFALNVLFIKIPMFLRPFIPQLQRTFVKSLSDATNETLRLRAARALGALIEHQPRVDPLVIELVTGAKQATDEGVKTAMLKALLEVIVKAGSKLNEGSKTNIVNLVEEEMLGSNDKLAVAYAKLIGSLSEILSHDEAHKILQDRVLNADLDGETGMFAILTLNSFLKDAPIHIFNTGLTNEIVSYILKAFHSPDAYFGENGVIAAGKLLLLEGERKSPFVRTEAAEPFKIGDENINLLISELSKATLQPASNSTDVRRLSLVVIRTLARFKFDECLKQYYDVVGPSVFACLRDPVIPIKLAAEKAYLALFKLVEEDDMNTFNEWFSRASDGADRIETITGTSIQLRSIGDYTKRVGKRLANVERERIAAGGDAETMYSDRFEDEREIWAVGGVELTTDI; encoded by the coding sequence ATGACAGCTATCTTAAACTGGGAGGAAATATCCCctgttttggaaaaagGCGCCCGCGAATCACTTGTGTCTAAAAGAGTTCCCTTTTTGCAAAGCATATCAGAATTAGTTCGTCAAGAGACATTGGAAAAACCTCAATTATCCGAAATTGCTTCTTGTTTGCTGAATACTTTTGTGCTTTATGAAGACAACAGTTCCAAAAGTTTGGTAACTTCAATATTGCTCgacattttgaatttagaACCATGTCTTTTAGAAAGTTTTGTCCAATTCATTTCTGACGTGGTCATCAGTAATCCAGCTACTAAGGCCGTGGCTGATTACCTCAACCTGTTAGACTGGATCAATTCCTTCCTTGTTTTTGTCTCGCGCAATTCGAtgttatttgaagaatatctTCCAAAATTGTTGGTCGCTCATTCCTACGCAACTTTTGGTGTTGAGACTATTCTTGACAACCAAGAAGATAGCAAGAAACCAAAGGATAAACAAAACCAGCATAGAAAGAGAATTCGTCAATGCATATTCCAATCGACTGTCAAGACAATGCTTAAATGCCTGAAGGACAACGACGATGGTATGTTTTGCATGCAAACTGTAACTAAATCTGTACTAGAAGAccattcaaaattaaagatGACTAGTGTTGGTGTGGTTTTGATAATGGGTGCGCTAACTCAAACTGCAATTCAGTTGTTGTCAAGGCAACCAGCTCTGCAATCCGCATTGAAGGAAAGTTCAGTTGAAAAGTATTGCGAATATTTGGGTAAAGAAGTTCTTTTGGGTAAGAATTCACCATCTCCCTTTTGCTTAGAAGTTAGTCTAAAACCCTTTTTAAAAGAATTTGTTTCGCAAAGCTTGTTCACCAAATTCTTCGTTCccaatattgaaaaagcaatTTTAAGATCTCCCGAAGttggtttttcaattttatctGAGCTGTACACTGGAGTTTCTCCAGGCAAAATAAATCTCTTAAATGTCTTTACATCTTCGAAGCTTCTAAATCAATCCTTCTCGGCGTTAAAAAGCTCAAAGGATGTAGTTAGAGCTATCTCGCTTCATTCCGTCAAAATCCTATTTAGAAAAATCTCAAAAAGTGACACTAACTCGGAGGACTTAATGAAGGTTGTCGATGAAATATTCAGAAATATCAAGTCAAATTTGAACGCTGATTACAAATCAATGATTTCCAAAATCCTTATAGAAATACCCTTAACACACCGTGAGGTTTCAGAGAAAATTTGTAAAAATTTATGCCCATATATTGGTAAAGAAGGTAACGAAGTTGCTCTGACTTCAATGCTCAATgccttcttcatccattACTTTAGTCTAGAAGGCCCTGTTGAAGATTTGAATAAGATTATATCAGCCGGTTTCACGGATAAGAAACCACCTCTGAAGAAGTGCTGGTTTGCCACTTTTCTGAACAATTCCGATTCTGCCTCCGAAGAGGTATTTCTGAACTTCCTGGACGGCTGTTTCGAATTTGCAAAGGACTCCATTATGCATTATCAAACGCATGGGCATACATGTATTCTTGCATCAATTCAATTCATAAACAAAATATTGACATTGAATAATACTCAGCTAAATGGTCGTGCTATACAGCTAATAGATGCTCTTCCCGAAAATACCACAATAGGTGATGCTATCTTGACCAGCACTTTATCAACGGAACTCTCCATTGAGAACCGCATTCACGCTGTGGTTCTACTACAAGAATTGTTTCATAAGAAACCAGAAATTATCGGATTCAGTGTCATTGATGcaattgaaagaagaatgcgTGCACAAGAATTAATACCTCAACAAAATACATCATTCAAATACATTACAACTGTACTACTGACCATTACATCTGAGTTGCCTGACAAGGAAGCTTTAATAAATGTATTAATTGATGTCCTGGTTATAGCTCAATGGGATATTTTTAACGTGAAAAATGGCTGGGCTGGGCTAGTTTTACGCGCAAAGCTTGATCCGGCTGAAGTTGTTAAAAAACATGCTGACGCTATTATGGACAAGATTCTTGAAATCACCAACAATAATGAATGGATAGATACAATTTACGGTTCATGTGGTCTACAAGCGGCAGCGTATGCTGCATTTATTCAACCCTCAGAGTTTACTCCAATTCTCTGTAAAACAATCGAGGCagatttatcaacaaatgATTTATCACAATTatctgaagaagatttcaatatttttgcCGGTGAAGAAGGTATTTTAGTTGTCGATGTTCTGGAAGAAAGtatgaataaaaaacttTCGAATAAAAACTCCAAGGAATATGAAACCCTAATATGGGAACAGAAGATAAGGAAAGAGCAGGCCAAGAAAAGCGTCAAAAGATTATCAAAGGAGGAACAAGAGCTCGTTGACAGACAGTTGGCCAAGGAATCAAAAATCAGATTGCACGTCTCGGAAATTTTTACTCGTTTGAAGCGTGGAATTAAATTGATATTCGAACTCTCCAAAGCTGCCTGTTTGGTTCAAAACGGTATTACTATATGGTTTCCTTTAGCGGTTACAAAGTTCTTGCATTTATGTTCGGAAGATAATATTCTAAAGTTAACGGAGGATGTAAATAAGGTCTTCTTGCAGCTTTCTAAAAACGTCTCCGAGAGATTGGGCAACATCAGGCTTTTCCTTGGTTTAGCAACTTTGCGAGTACACAATGCAAAGAATATCTCAGAGAACTATTTACAAGAACCTCTGGTCGAATTACTGACAAGAGTTCTTTTCAGGATAAAATTTGTTTCCGACCAAGCAGAACTAGATCCTATCAGTCTCACTTATATTTTACCATTGTTAATCAATGTCTTGGAGAAGGGTAAAGCTGCTGCACTAAAGAACGCCGACAAGCCTGTTGTTAAGGCTGagtttgttgaagaagatgaagaggaagagcaTTTGTTGCTGGCTATGGAAATTATTTCCGTCCATGCGAGTGCTTTTGAAGATCCTTCCATTCCTAGAATCTCCATCATTGAAGTTCTTTTATCTCTTCTGTCTTTGCCATCAAAAGCAAAGATCGCCAAAGAATGTTTCAATGCTCTCTGCCAAAGCATATCTGTTGCTCCGAATCAGGAAGACCttgatattatattatCAAACTTGCTATCACCTAATCAATTTGTTCGTTCAACAATATTAGAAATATTAGATAACGAATTCGAATTGGAGCCTTTCATGAAATTCTCACCTGAGATTTTCATTTGCAGGTTTGATTCAGATCCTTCCAATCGCGACGTTGCAGATTTTATTTGGGAATTtaacaaatttgaaatcaaCGATGAACTACTGAAGAGTCTATTTTCACTATTTAACCAAGATGATAGTGGATTGAGATTATTTGCAGCCAACGCTTATGCATTTGGTGCAGTAAGTCTATTTACTTCTGAGGGCAGTTCCTCAAACACTTACTTAGACGCCTTAATGAGCTTTTATAAACAAAAGGCAAAACCATTAGAAGCAATTCTTGATCAATTTGGTTTAGTTCTTGTGTCTGCGAGTGAGCAAAAAGATCCTTGGCAAGGAAGAAGTACAGTCGCAATAACATTGAAGATCATGGCTAAGGCTCTTTCTGCGGAGGAAAATACTGTTGTTAGTGTGATAAAGTTTTTGGTCGATGACGGAGGCCTAGTAGACAGAGAGCCAATTGTTCGACAAGAAATGAAGGAGGCTGGTGTTGAATTAATTACATTGCACGGGTCACAAAACTCTGAAGAGCTAATTCctatatttgaagaagctTTGAGCTCCAGTAGGGATAGtgctttgaaagaaaacgtTATTATCCTTTATGGTACGTTAGCAAGACATTTGCAGGAAAGTGATCCAAGAATTCACACAATTATTGAAAGATTGCTTTCCACTCTTGACACTCCCTCCGCAGACATCCAACAGGCCGTTTCGGCTTGCATAGCACCATTGGTTTTCCAGTTTAAGCCAAAAGTTGGTGAATACTTGAATCTTTTGATGGAGAAACTATTGAATCCGACTGTTGCAGTTTCCATGCGGAAAGGTGCTGCTTGGGGTATTGCTGGTTTAGTTAAAGGTTACGGTATCTCAGCTCTCTCGGAGTTCGATATCATTCGCAACCTCATCGAGGCTGCAGAAGACAAAAAAGAGCCAAAAAGACGTGAATCTGTTGGATTCAGCTTTCAATACTTATCCCAATCTTTAGAGAAGTTTTTTGAACCATACGTGATTGAGATTCTTCCGAACATCTTGAAGAACTTAGGGGATGCTGTTCCTGAAGTCAGAGAGGCAACTGCTCATGCTACAAAAGCTATAATGGCACATACTACAGGTTACGGTGTCAAAAAGTTGATTCCAGTAGCCGTCTCTAATTTGGATGAAATTGCATGGAGAACTAAGAGAGGTTCCGTCCAATTGTTGGGTAATATGGCCTATTTAGATCCTACTCAGTTGTCAGCATCTTTGTCTACTATTGTTCCAGAAATTGTTGGTGTTCTAAATGACTCTCATAAGGAAGTGCGTAAAGCTGCTGatgaatctttgaaaaggtTTGGAGAAGTTATTAGAAATCCTgagattcaaaaattggtaCCTATTCTCTTGCAAGCCATTGGTGACCCAACAAGGTACACCGAAGAAGCTTTGGATTCGTTGATCCAAACACAATTTGTTCATTATATTGACGGTCCGTCATTAGCGCTAATCATTCACATTATCCATCGTGGTATGCATGATAGGTCTGCTAATGTTAAGAGAAAGGCATGTAAGATTGTCGGTAATATGGCTATTTTGGTTGATACTAAGGATCTCGTCCCATACTTGCAACAACTGATAGATGAGGTTGAGATTGCTATGGTTGATCCTGTTCCAAATACGAGGGCCACAGCGGCTCGTGCATTAGGTGCATTGGTAGAAAGATTGGGTGAAGAACAATTCCCAGATTTGATTCCTCGTCTATTAGATACACTGAGTGACGAATCCAAATCTGGTGATCGTCTCGGTTCAGCTCAAGCTCTGGCGGAAGTTATTAGTGGTCTAGGCTTGACCAAATTGGATGAAATGTTGCCAACTATTTTAGCTGGTGTAACTAATTTTCGTGCTTATATTAGAGAAGGCTTTATGCCtttgcttcttttccttcctgTTTGTTTTGGATCCCAATTCGCCTCATACATTAATCAAATTATCCAGCCTATCCTTTCCGGATTGGCTGATAATGACGAAAATATTCGTGACACCGCGTTGAAAGCTGGTAAATTGATTGTCAAAAACTATGCTACGAAAGCAGTTGATCTATTGTTGCCTGAGTTGGAAAGAGGTATGttcgatgaaaatgaaagaattcGTCTATCTTCTGTTCAATTAACCGGTGAACTATTGTTCCAGGTTACAGGTATTTCCTCCAAGAACGAATTTTCTGAAGAAGACGGTGACCATAACGGTGAGTTCTCCGGTAAATTGGTCGATGTACTTGGTCAAGATCGTCGTGACAGAATTTTGGCCGCATTATTTGTTTGCAGAAACGATATTTCAGGTATTGTTCGTGCTACAACAGTGGATATTTGGAAGGCATTGGTTCCCAATACGCCAAGAGCtgtgaaagaaattttaccAACATTGACTGGTATGATAGTTACTTACTTAGCTTCATCATCAAGTGTATTGCGTAACATTGCTGCTCAAACCCTGGGTGATCTTGTTCGTCGTGTAGGTGGCAACGCTTTATCGCAGTTGTTACCAAGTTTGGAGGAATCTCTAATAGAAACATCAAATCCAGACTCTAGACAAGGTGTTTGTATAGCCCTTTATGAGCTAATTGAATCTGCTTCTGCTGAGACAATATCACAATTTCAGTCTATTATTGTGAACATTATTCGTACGGCCTTGATTGATGAATCAGCTACAGTTAGACAAGCAGCTGCATTATCTTTTGATGTCTTTCAAGATGTTGTCGGTAAAACTGCTGTTGATGAAGTTTTGCCATATTTGTTGCATATGCTCGAATCTTCTGATAATTCTGGCTTTGCTTTGTTAGGTTTACAAGAAATCATGTCGAAGAAATCCGATGTCATTTTCCCAATCTTAATTCCAACCCTATTGGCCCCACCAATAGACGCATTTAGGGCTTCAGCTTTGGGTTCTTTGGCGGAAGTCGCTGGCTCAGCTTTATACAGGCGTTTGTCAATTATAATTAACACGCTGGTTGACGCAATCACAACGGCCTCTAATGATGAATCCACCAAAACTGCATTGGAAGTTGCATTAAACAGAATATTCCTATCTGTGGCTGATGATGAAGGTCTTCACCCACTACTTCAACAAATAATGTCACTACTAAAGAATGACAACGTAGAAAAGCGCATAGCCGTTTTAGAGCGTTTAccaaatttctttgataagACCactcttgattttgatgtttaTATTAACGACTTCGTCTCGCATGCTATTTTATCACTAGATGATGAGGATTCAAGAGTTGTCAATGGAAACTTCAATGCTCTATCTACTTTGTTAAAGAAGGTTGACAAACCCACTCTAGAAAAATTGGTTAAGCCTGCAAAGCAGTCTTTAGCCTTGACTGGTAAACAGGGCGAAGATTTAGCCGCCTTTAGGCTGCCAAAAGGGCCAAACTGTGTTTTACCTATCTTCTTACATGGTTTAATGTATGGCTCTAATGATGAAAGGGAAGAATCTGCGCTAGCCATTGCTGATGTTGTTTCGAAGACACCTGCTGCTAATTTGAAACCATTTGTGAGCGTCATCACTGGTCCATTGATTCGTGTTATAGGTGAAAGATTCAGTAGTGACATCAAGGCTGCCATTCTGTTTGCGCTCAATGTGCTGTTTATTAAAATTCCGATGTTTTTGAGACCTTTTATTCCTCAATTACAAAGAACATTTGTTAAATCTTTGTCTGATGCTACCAATGAAACACTGCGTCTTCGTGCAGCAAGGGCTCTTGGTGCtttaattgaacatcagCCTCGTGTTGATCCTTTGGTGATTGAGTTGGTGACAGGCGCCAAACAGGCGACTGACGAAGGTGTTAAGACAGCAATGCTAAAGGCCTTGTTGGAGGTCATCGTTAAGGCAGGTTCTAAATTAAATGAAGGTTCAAAGACGAATATTGTTAACTtagttgaagaagaaatgcTAGGCAGCAACGATAAATTGGCCGTTGCTTATGCTAAATTAATTGGGTCATTATCGGAAATTTTGTCCCACGATGAAGCCCATAAGATTTTGCAAGATAGGGTATTAAATGCCGATTTAGACGGAGAAACTGGTATGTTTGCCATTTTGACTTTaaattcctttttgaaagatgcTCCTATACATATTTTTAATACAGGCCTGACAAATGAGATCGTCAGCTACATTTTGAAGGCGTTCCATTCTCCTGACGCTTACTTTGGAGAAAACGGTGTTATCGCTGCTGGTAAATTGCTTTTGTTGGAAGGAGAGAGAAAGTCTCCTTTCGTTAGAACAGAAGCAGCAGAaccattcaaaattggcgatgaaaatatcaatcTGTTGATTAGTGAGTTAAGTAAAGCTACCTTACAACCAGCTA